One Bremerella alba DNA segment encodes these proteins:
- a CDS encoding MarR family winged helix-turn-helix transcriptional regulator, producing the protein MENLYHELKRCQPFASVSQEVVVSLARTGDQLDNQLSQFFRQRELTFSQYNLLRILDMENRPLTCGEIGERLVQIVPAVTALVDRLLIRDLVTRSRSETDRRTVYVAITEKGRDLVGPASEELRDFENTLLKGLKQKDKKELIHLLQLVRESIKNADK; encoded by the coding sequence ATGGAAAATCTTTATCACGAACTGAAACGATGCCAACCATTTGCCAGCGTTTCTCAAGAGGTGGTTGTTAGCCTAGCACGTACCGGCGACCAATTAGACAATCAGCTTTCTCAGTTCTTTCGCCAACGCGAATTGACTTTTTCGCAGTACAACCTGTTGCGGATCCTGGATATGGAAAACCGCCCGCTAACATGTGGAGAGATCGGCGAGCGTCTAGTTCAGATCGTGCCTGCAGTGACAGCGCTGGTTGATCGCTTGTTAATTCGTGACCTGGTTACCCGCAGTCGCTCTGAAACGGACCGACGTACTGTTTATGTCGCAATCACTGAGAAGGGCCGCGATCTAGTGGGACCCGCCAGCGAGGAACTTCGCGACTTTGAGAACACATTGCTCAAAGGTCTCAAGCAGAAGGACAAAAAGGAGTTGATCCATTTGTTGCAGCTAGTTCGTGAAAGCATCAAGAATGCTGACAAATAA
- a CDS encoding FAD/NAD(P)-binding protein, translating into MQTIAIIGGGFSGTLAAVNLTRFANSPHRIVIINSGRPFGRGTAYGTTRDEHLLNVAARNMSAFPDHPNHFVEWLRSRCDFDNLKDEVLREKFIPRRIYGDYVRGLATHYLGGADPRSQVECQVVEDSAIDIEPRGQNGGIVVLAQRGPIEANAILLATGNQPPSGLPGSAKLASDRRYCANPWMNWHEEIPSDDKHIVILGTGLTAVDVIVTLRNKGWNGKITAISRNGILPQRHFRGIEWPTAIPDDGQTRTLKELVKLIRQDCERLRNASQNPAIAVDKLRSRTQELWRALSVEEKRLFLTKYAADWNAIRHRIAGPIHDAITDALDCGQLTITSARIESLAAGESSIEVRLATGENGPAVINGDFVINCTGPKSRFSDSQIPLYSNLFNRGLAKPDGMDMGIEITDDFAVIVGDSLPSSCLYAIGPILKGTLWETVAVPELRQQAMSVAQTILKQKPIRWSTQDTIEYCI; encoded by the coding sequence ATGCAAACCATCGCTATCATCGGAGGCGGCTTCAGCGGAACGTTGGCAGCCGTTAACCTCACTCGCTTTGCCAACTCACCACATCGCATTGTCATTATCAACTCAGGCCGCCCATTCGGTCGGGGTACGGCGTATGGTACGACCCGCGACGAGCATTTGCTGAATGTTGCTGCTCGAAATATGTCTGCTTTTCCAGACCATCCCAATCACTTCGTTGAATGGCTGAGATCTCGGTGCGACTTCGATAATCTGAAGGACGAGGTCCTTCGCGAGAAGTTCATTCCCCGCCGTATCTATGGCGACTATGTTCGCGGACTCGCCACGCACTACTTGGGAGGGGCTGATCCTCGTAGTCAGGTCGAGTGCCAGGTCGTCGAGGATTCCGCGATCGATATCGAGCCCCGTGGCCAAAATGGTGGCATAGTGGTTCTGGCGCAAAGGGGGCCTATCGAAGCTAATGCGATCTTGCTGGCCACCGGTAACCAACCACCATCAGGGCTTCCGGGTAGTGCAAAACTGGCCAGCGATCGTCGTTATTGTGCCAATCCTTGGATGAATTGGCATGAAGAAATTCCCAGTGACGACAAGCATATCGTGATTCTCGGAACCGGTTTGACTGCCGTTGACGTTATCGTGACTTTAAGAAACAAAGGATGGAACGGCAAGATAACCGCGATCTCCCGCAACGGCATTCTGCCCCAGCGTCATTTTCGCGGCATTGAATGGCCGACAGCGATTCCCGACGATGGTCAAACGCGAACGTTGAAGGAACTAGTCAAGCTGATTCGGCAAGATTGCGAGCGATTGCGAAATGCCAGCCAAAATCCCGCCATTGCGGTCGACAAACTCCGGAGCCGAACGCAGGAACTATGGCGTGCTCTGTCAGTTGAGGAAAAGCGTTTATTCCTGACAAAATACGCTGCCGACTGGAATGCGATCAGGCATCGCATCGCCGGGCCGATCCACGATGCGATTACCGATGCGTTGGACTGCGGACAGTTAACCATCACGTCGGCACGAATCGAGTCACTTGCTGCAGGCGAATCTTCTATCGAGGTTCGTTTGGCCACCGGCGAGAATGGTCCTGCAGTGATCAACGGTGATTTTGTAATCAATTGCACCGGCCCTAAGTCGCGGTTTTCCGACTCGCAGATTCCGCTCTATAGCAACCTTTTCAATCGTGGCTTGGCCAAGCCGGATGGGATGGACATGGGCATCGAAATCACGGATGACTTTGCCGTTATTGTTGGCGACAGCCTTCCCTCATCCTGCCTTTACGCAATCGGACCAATTTTAAAGGGAACCCTTTGGGAAACCGTTGCCGTCCCGGAACTCCGACAGCAAGCAATGTCGGTCGCTCAGACTATCCTGAAACAAAAACCGATTCGCTGGTCC